From the genome of Streptomyces sp. V1I1, one region includes:
- a CDS encoding serine hydrolase, with translation MTEDAAGSGISRRRLGSGVLALGGALALAPIPFAEAASGSGSGSGSGSGSASASGSGSASGAGSGSGRPTLRRGSAERAGLIPGHLDQLVTDAKRFLAPSPKHPWYAGAVLLAGRGGTVALHRPIGKAVRYAAYDEKTDTGVEFPAYRQISMAEDTVFDLASVSKLFTSILAVQQIERGTLELQATVASYLPDFGGAGKQDITVRQLLTHTSGFRAWIPLYKEPTREGKLRLLWNEAPASTPGTKYLYSDLNLISLQLILEEITGRSLDVLLRSEITAPLGMHRTLFNPPASWKPTIAATEDARLPWSGLDRGLVWGEVHDENAYSFGGVAGHAGVFSCAWDLAILARTLLNGGVYGQSRILRPASVEQMFTDFNTAFPGDEHGLGFELYQHWYMGAMATPRTAGHTGFTGTSLVLDPSTDSFLIVLGNSVHPVRSWRSGSAPRVAAANNMARAVPVRPAHGRTAWFSGMAGSTSATLTLPALALASQQARLRCRLWWDTEPGSDALFLEASADDGTTWRAVPFTTVRGPAEPQPHPAGSVTGWSGRVWQLLTADLSAWCGAKVQLRWRYATDQLYVGRGVYVDGLRVEDRGRPVFDEASPGDAALIEVNGWTASRD, from the coding sequence ATGACAGAGGACGCAGCGGGCAGTGGGATCAGCCGCCGGAGGCTGGGCAGCGGAGTACTGGCGCTGGGCGGTGCGCTCGCGCTGGCGCCCATCCCCTTCGCGGAGGCGGCGTCGGGCTCGGGCTCGGGCTCGGGCTCGGGTTCGGGTTCGGCTTCGGCTTCGGGGTCGGGCAGCGCCTCGGGGGCCGGCAGCGGATCCGGGCGGCCGACTCTGCGGCGCGGCTCCGCCGAGCGAGCCGGGCTGATCCCCGGCCATCTGGACCAACTCGTCACCGACGCGAAGAGGTTCCTCGCACCCTCCCCCAAACACCCGTGGTACGCGGGAGCTGTGCTGCTCGCGGGGCGCGGCGGCACCGTGGCGCTGCACCGACCCATCGGCAAGGCCGTGCGCTACGCGGCGTACGACGAGAAGACGGACACCGGCGTGGAGTTCCCGGCCTACCGGCAGATCTCGATGGCCGAGGACACCGTCTTCGATCTGGCGTCGGTCTCCAAGCTGTTCACCTCGATCCTCGCCGTGCAGCAGATCGAGCGGGGCACGCTGGAGCTTCAGGCCACCGTAGCCTCCTACCTCCCGGACTTCGGGGGCGCGGGCAAGCAGGACATCACCGTGCGCCAGCTGCTGACCCACACTTCCGGGTTCCGCGCCTGGATTCCGCTGTACAAGGAGCCGACGCGGGAGGGGAAGCTCCGGCTGCTGTGGAACGAGGCCCCGGCCAGCACTCCCGGCACCAAGTACCTCTACTCCGACCTCAATCTGATCTCGCTGCAGCTGATCCTGGAGGAGATCACCGGTCGCTCTCTGGATGTGCTGCTCCGGAGCGAGATCACTGCTCCGCTCGGGATGCACCGCACTCTCTTCAACCCGCCCGCCTCCTGGAAGCCGACGATCGCCGCCACCGAGGACGCCCGGCTGCCCTGGTCGGGCCTGGACCGCGGACTGGTCTGGGGCGAGGTGCACGACGAGAACGCGTACAGTTTCGGCGGCGTCGCGGGCCACGCCGGTGTCTTCTCCTGTGCCTGGGACCTCGCGATCCTCGCCCGTACCCTCCTCAACGGCGGTGTCTACGGACAGTCCCGCATCCTGCGCCCGGCGTCCGTGGAGCAGATGTTCACCGACTTCAACACCGCCTTCCCCGGCGACGAACACGGCCTCGGCTTCGAGCTCTACCAGCACTGGTACATGGGGGCGATGGCCACACCCCGCACCGCGGGCCACACCGGCTTCACCGGCACCAGCCTGGTCCTCGACCCGAGCACCGACTCCTTCCTGATCGTGCTCGGCAACTCCGTCCACCCGGTGCGCAGTTGGCGCTCCGGAAGCGCCCCGCGCGTCGCCGCCGCCAACAACATGGCCCGCGCGGTCCCCGTCCGGCCCGCGCACGGACGGACTGCCTGGTTCTCCGGCATGGCCGGCTCCACATCCGCCACGCTCACCCTGCCCGCGCTCGCGCTCGCCTCGCAGCAGGCGCGGCTGCGGTGCCGGCTGTGGTGGGACACCGAGCCGGGTTCGGACGCCCTGTTCCTGGAGGCGTCGGCGGACGACGGGACGACCTGGAGGGCGGTGCCGTTCACCACCGTACGGGGGCCGGCTGAGCCGCAGCCGCACCCGGCGGGGTCGGTGACCGGCTGGTCGGGGCGTGTCTGGCAGCTGCTGACCGCCGATCTCTCGGCGTGGTGCGGCGCGAAGGTGCAACTGCGCTGGCGGTATGCGACCGACCAGCTCTATGTGGGCCGCGGGGTGTATGTGGACGGCCTGCGGGTCGAGGACCGCGGACGTCCGGTCTTCGACGAGGCCAGCCCCGGGGACGCCGCCCTGATCGAGGTCAACGGCTGGACGGCGTCCCGGGACTGA
- a CDS encoding nitronate monooxygenase: METELSKRLGIEHAIFGFTPFPAVAAAITRAGGFGVLGAVRYTAPDDLKRDLDWMQEHTGGKAYGLDVVMPAKKVEGVTEADVEAMIPEGHRQFARDTLAKHGVPDLPEGEASGWRITGWMEQVARNQLDVAFDYPIRLLANALGSPPADVVQRAHAHGVLVAALAGSAKHAKRHAEAGIDIVVAQGYEAGGHTGEIASMVLTPEVVDAVNPLPVLAAGGIGSGEQIAAALALGAQGAWLGSLWLTTHEADLHSRALTAKLLAAGSGDTVRSRALTGKPARQLRTEWTDAWDDPNGPGTLPMPLQGLLVADAVSRIQKYEVGPLLGTPVGQIVGRMNSERSVQDAFDELTRGFERAVDRINRIAGRSQS, from the coding sequence ATGGAGACGGAGCTGAGCAAGAGACTGGGGATCGAGCACGCCATCTTCGGCTTCACGCCGTTCCCGGCGGTGGCCGCCGCCATCACCCGGGCCGGCGGATTCGGGGTGCTCGGCGCGGTCCGTTACACCGCGCCCGACGACCTCAAACGTGACCTGGACTGGATGCAGGAGCACACCGGAGGCAAGGCGTACGGCCTCGATGTCGTCATGCCCGCCAAGAAGGTCGAGGGCGTGACCGAGGCCGACGTCGAGGCGATGATCCCCGAAGGGCACCGGCAGTTCGCCAGGGACACACTCGCCAAGCACGGCGTTCCCGACCTCCCCGAGGGCGAGGCCTCCGGCTGGCGCATCACCGGCTGGATGGAGCAGGTCGCCCGCAACCAGCTCGATGTCGCCTTCGACTATCCGATCAGACTGCTCGCCAACGCCCTCGGCTCCCCGCCCGCGGACGTCGTCCAGCGCGCCCACGCCCACGGCGTCCTCGTCGCGGCCCTGGCCGGAAGCGCCAAACACGCCAAGCGCCACGCCGAAGCCGGCATCGACATCGTCGTCGCGCAGGGCTACGAAGCGGGCGGCCACACCGGTGAGATCGCCTCCATGGTGCTCACCCCAGAAGTCGTCGATGCCGTGAACCCCCTGCCCGTACTCGCCGCCGGCGGCATCGGCAGCGGCGAACAGATCGCCGCCGCACTCGCCCTCGGCGCGCAGGGCGCCTGGCTCGGATCCCTCTGGCTCACCACCCACGAGGCCGACCTCCACTCCCGCGCGCTCACCGCCAAACTCCTCGCCGCCGGCTCCGGCGACACCGTCCGCTCCCGCGCCCTGACCGGCAAACCCGCCCGCCAGCTGCGTACCGAGTGGACCGACGCCTGGGACGACCCGAACGGACCCGGCACCCTTCCCATGCCGCTCCAGGGACTGCTCGTCGCCGACGCCGTCTCCCGGATCCAGAAGTACGAAGTGGGCCCGCTGCTCGGCACACCCGTCGGCCAGATCGTCGGCCGGATGAACTCCGAGCGCAGCGTGCAGGACGCCTTCGACGAGCTGACCCGCGGTTTCGAGCGCGCCGTGGACCGTATCAACCGCATCGCCGGAAGGAGCCAGTCATGA
- a CDS encoding acyl-CoA synthetase: MTERPWGSPRTDSGGGFWAQAAADPDRTILIAPEGEEWTAGRLHAAVNRLVHGLRAAGLEKGDSFAVVLPNGVEFFTAYLAASQAGFYLVPVNHHFVGPEIAWIVADSGAKVLIAHERFAEAATAAADEAQLPAGHRYAVGSLPGFRPYAELLDGQPESVPADRSLGWVMNYTSGTTGRPRGIRRPLTGKLPEEAHLGGFLGIFGIKPFDDNVHLVCSPLYHTAVLQFAGAALHIGHPLVLMDKWTPGEMLRLIDAYACTHTHMVPTQFHRLLALPDEVKERYDVSSMRHAIHGAAPCPDHVKRAMIDWWGSCVEEYYAASEGGGAFATAEDWLKKPGTVGKAWPISELAVFDDDGNRLPPGELGTVYMKMSTGGFSYHKDESKTKKNRIGDFFTVGDLGILDEDGYLFLRDRKIDMIISGGVNIYPAEIESALLTHPAVADAAAFGIPHADWGEEVKAVVEPAEGQEPGAALAAEILAHCERRLAGYKCPKTVDFIEVMPRDPNGKLYKRRLRAPYWEGRERAL; this comes from the coding sequence ATGACCGAACGGCCGTGGGGGTCCCCCCGGACGGACTCCGGGGGAGGGTTCTGGGCGCAGGCGGCCGCGGACCCGGACCGTACGATCCTGATCGCGCCGGAGGGCGAGGAGTGGACTGCCGGACGGCTGCACGCGGCCGTGAACAGGCTCGTTCACGGCCTGCGCGCGGCCGGTCTCGAGAAGGGCGACTCGTTCGCCGTCGTCCTGCCCAACGGCGTCGAGTTCTTCACCGCCTACCTCGCCGCCTCCCAGGCCGGCTTCTATCTCGTCCCCGTCAACCACCACTTCGTCGGCCCCGAGATCGCGTGGATCGTCGCCGACTCGGGCGCCAAGGTGCTCATCGCGCACGAACGGTTCGCCGAAGCGGCGACCGCGGCCGCCGACGAGGCCCAGCTGCCCGCCGGCCACCGCTATGCCGTGGGCAGTCTCCCGGGCTTCCGCCCGTATGCCGAACTCCTCGACGGACAGCCTGAGTCGGTGCCCGCAGACCGGTCGCTCGGCTGGGTCATGAACTACACCTCGGGCACCACCGGCCGGCCGCGCGGCATCCGCCGCCCGCTGACCGGCAAGCTCCCCGAGGAGGCCCACCTCGGCGGCTTCCTCGGCATCTTCGGTATCAAGCCGTTCGACGACAATGTCCATCTGGTGTGCTCGCCGCTCTACCACACCGCCGTACTCCAATTCGCGGGCGCCGCCCTGCACATCGGGCACCCGCTGGTCCTGATGGACAAGTGGACGCCGGGGGAGATGCTGCGCCTCATCGACGCGTACGCCTGCACACACACGCATATGGTGCCGACGCAGTTCCACCGGCTGCTCGCGCTGCCCGACGAGGTGAAGGAGCGGTACGACGTCTCATCCATGCGACATGCCATCCATGGCGCTGCCCCCTGCCCCGACCATGTGAAGCGGGCGATGATCGACTGGTGGGGGAGCTGCGTCGAGGAGTACTACGCGGCGAGTGAGGGCGGCGGCGCATTCGCGACCGCGGAGGACTGGCTGAAGAAGCCCGGCACCGTCGGCAAGGCCTGGCCGATCAGCGAACTCGCTGTCTTCGACGACGACGGCAACAGGCTCCCGCCCGGCGAACTGGGCACCGTCTATATGAAGATGAGCACCGGTGGCTTCAGCTACCACAAGGACGAGTCCAAGACGAAGAAGAACCGCATCGGAGACTTCTTCACCGTCGGCGACCTCGGGATCCTCGACGAGGACGGCTATCTCTTCCTCCGCGACCGAAAGATCGACATGATCATCTCGGGCGGCGTCAACATCTACCCCGCCGAGATCGAGTCGGCCCTGCTCACCCATCCGGCCGTCGCCGACGCGGCGGCCTTCGGCATTCCGCACGCGGACTGGGGCGAGGAGGTCAAGGCGGTCGTCGAGCCGGCTGAAGGCCAAGAGCCGGGGGCTGCGCTGGCGGCCGAGATCCTCGCCCACTGTGAGCGCCGACTGGCGGGCTACAAGTGCCCCAAGACGGTGGACTTCATCGAGGTCATGCCGCGCGACCCGAACGGCAAGCTCTACAAGCGCCGGCTGCGCGCGCCCTACTGGGAGGGGCGCGAGCGAGCCCTGTGA
- a CDS encoding penicillin acylase family protein translates to MDQPAFTAVPLGGTLLFRTRLRHLALTGAALATVVAALPPAAAADSRDRHPSGGSLSAVIRYTEHGIPHIVAGNYASLGFGTGWAQAADQVCVLADGFVTVRGERSRHFGPDAAPDGSLSSATKNLSSDLYFRGVRDAGTVEKLLATPEPAGPGHRVKELMRGWAAGYNAWLKQNRITDPACRNADWVGPVTTVDVARRGFAVSVLGGQGRGIDGITAAKPPGTAPVGAADTAATAKAAGELFASESADMGSNAVAFSGSATANGRGLLLGNPHYPWQGGRRFWQSQQTIPGELNVSGSSLLGTAVVNIGFNDKVAWSHTVATGVTLNLHQLTLDPADPTAYLVDGKPERMTKRTVTVPVKDGAPVTRTQWWTRYGPVVTALGPTLPLPWSATTAYALNDPNASNLRSADTALAFGKSRSTHDMLRGLRRTQGLPWVNTIAADSNGHTLFSQSQVLPRITDELAQRCSPPLGKVMYPASGVAVLDGSRGDCALGSDEDAVQPGIFGPSKMPTLRDAPYAENSNDSAWLTNADRPITGYERVFGSIGTPRSLRTRGGIEDVAAMADEGRLTVADLQKQQFANRVPAGDLAAADTAKACAALPAKSADLAQACDVLAKWDRTMNTGSRGALLFDRFWRGLTSSVPAAELWKVPFSAADPVRTPNTLNTASPGFARALTNAVAELRAAGTPLDAPLGEHQFVVRNGKRIPVHGGTEALGVWNKIEPVWSPAGGYTEVVTGSSHIQAVGWDGGRCPVARTLLTYSQSSNPRSPHYSDQTELFSDERWVTSRFCERDILRSPELKVVWVRG, encoded by the coding sequence ATGGACCAACCAGCTTTCACCGCAGTCCCGTTGGGGGGCACCTTGCTCTTCCGCACCCGCCTGAGACACCTTGCGCTGACCGGCGCGGCGCTCGCCACCGTCGTGGCCGCGCTGCCGCCCGCCGCAGCGGCTGACAGCCGCGACCGTCATCCGTCCGGCGGCAGTCTGTCCGCCGTCATCCGCTACACCGAACATGGAATCCCGCACATCGTCGCCGGCAACTACGCGAGTCTCGGCTTCGGCACCGGCTGGGCGCAGGCCGCCGACCAGGTGTGTGTTCTCGCCGACGGGTTCGTCACGGTGCGCGGCGAGCGCTCGCGCCACTTCGGCCCCGACGCCGCCCCGGACGGATCGCTGTCGTCGGCCACGAAGAACCTGTCCAGCGATCTGTACTTCCGGGGCGTACGCGACGCGGGCACCGTCGAGAAGCTGCTCGCCACCCCCGAACCGGCCGGTCCCGGCCACCGGGTCAAGGAGCTGATGCGCGGCTGGGCGGCCGGCTACAACGCCTGGCTGAAGCAGAACCGCATCACCGATCCTGCCTGCAGGAACGCCGACTGGGTGGGCCCGGTGACCACGGTGGACGTGGCCAGGCGCGGCTTCGCCGTCTCGGTCCTCGGCGGCCAGGGGCGCGGCATCGACGGCATCACCGCGGCGAAACCGCCGGGCACGGCCCCGGTGGGCGCAGCCGACACGGCCGCGACGGCGAAGGCCGCTGGGGAACTGTTCGCATCCGAGAGCGCCGATATGGGCTCCAACGCCGTGGCATTCAGCGGCTCTGCGACCGCGAACGGCCGCGGCCTGCTGCTCGGCAATCCGCACTACCCCTGGCAGGGCGGCCGCCGCTTCTGGCAGTCGCAGCAGACCATACCCGGCGAGCTGAACGTCTCGGGCAGCTCACTGCTCGGCACCGCCGTCGTCAACATCGGCTTCAACGACAAGGTCGCGTGGAGCCACACCGTCGCCACCGGCGTCACGCTCAATCTGCACCAGCTGACGCTGGATCCGGCCGACCCGACCGCGTATCTGGTGGACGGGAAGCCGGAGCGGATGACGAAGCGGACGGTCACCGTGCCGGTCAAGGACGGCGCGCCCGTGACCCGTACACAGTGGTGGACGAGGTACGGCCCGGTCGTCACCGCGCTGGGCCCCACGCTGCCCCTGCCCTGGTCGGCCACGACGGCGTACGCGCTGAACGACCCCAACGCGAGCAATCTGCGCAGCGCCGACACGGCACTCGCCTTCGGCAAGTCCCGCTCCACTCACGACATGCTGCGAGGGCTGCGGCGCACCCAGGGCCTGCCCTGGGTGAACACGATCGCCGCCGACTCGAACGGCCACACGCTCTTCTCCCAGTCGCAGGTGCTGCCGCGGATCACCGACGAGCTGGCACAGCGCTGTTCGCCCCCGCTCGGCAAGGTGATGTATCCGGCGTCGGGTGTCGCCGTGCTCGACGGTTCGCGTGGGGACTGCGCGCTCGGCTCGGACGAGGACGCGGTGCAGCCGGGCATCTTCGGCCCGTCGAAGATGCCGACGCTGAGGGACGCTCCGTATGCGGAGAACTCCAACGACAGCGCCTGGCTGACCAACGCGGACCGGCCGATCACCGGCTACGAGCGGGTCTTCGGCTCCATCGGCACGCCCCGCTCGCTGCGCACCCGCGGCGGCATCGAGGATGTGGCAGCGATGGCGGACGAGGGCCGGCTGACCGTCGCCGATCTGCAGAAGCAGCAGTTCGCGAACCGGGTGCCTGCCGGGGATCTGGCCGCGGCCGACACTGCGAAGGCGTGCGCGGCGCTGCCCGCCAAGAGCGCCGACCTCGCGCAGGCCTGCGACGTACTCGCGAAGTGGGACCGCACCATGAACACCGGCAGTCGCGGCGCCCTGCTTTTCGACCGGTTCTGGCGGGGGCTCACCTCGTCGGTGCCTGCGGCCGAGCTGTGGAAGGTGCCGTTCTCGGCGGCCGATCCGGTGCGCACGCCGAACACGCTCAACACCGCGTCGCCCGGCTTCGCCCGCGCGCTGACGAACGCCGTCGCCGAACTGCGCGCGGCCGGGACCCCGCTGGACGCGCCGCTGGGTGAGCACCAGTTCGTCGTACGGAACGGAAAACGCATCCCCGTCCACGGCGGCACGGAGGCCCTGGGCGTCTGGAACAAGATCGAGCCGGTGTGGAGTCCGGCGGGCGGCTATACGGAGGTGGTGACCGGTTCGAGCCACATCCAGGCGGTCGGCTGGGACGGCGGGCGCTGCCCTGTGGCGCGCACCCTGCTCACATACTCCCAGTCGTCGAACCCCCGCTCCCCGCACTACAGCGACCAGACCGAGCTGTTCTCGGACGAGCGCTGGGTGACGTCGCGGTTCTGCGAGCGGGACATCCTGCGCTCGCCCGAACTGAAGGTGGTGTGGGTCAGGGGCTGA
- a CDS encoding acyl-CoA synthetase — translation MTGVRSSTVDGIVRRSARRTPERTAVRYADRAWTYAELDSAVSTAAAELIGNGLEHGDRVATYGHNSDVYLIAFLACARAGLVHVPVNQNLTGDDLAYILQDSASALVLADPDLAGRVPEGFTVRPLREADDSLLAALGTPRPFDPDRDAREVVQFLYTSGTTALPKGAMMTHRALVHEYVSAITALDLDESDRPIHSLPLYHSAQMHVFLLPYLAVGAENIIIDGPDAARIFDLVEAGEADSLFAPPTVWIGLSNHPDFATRELGGLRKAYYGASIMPVPVLERLRARLPGLAFYNCFGQSEIGPLATVLGPDEHEGRMDSCGRPVLFVEAKVVNENGDEVPDGTAGEVVYRSPQLCEGYWHKAAETKEAFRDGWFRSGDLAVRDAEGYFTVVDRVKDVINSGGVLVASRQVEDALYLHPAVAETAVIGLPDDRWIEAVTAVVVPRGEVTEAELIDHAREKLARFKAPKRVLFVDELPRNASGKILKRELRDRFTSS, via the coding sequence ATGACAGGTGTACGCAGCAGCACAGTCGACGGAATCGTGCGGCGCAGCGCTCGGCGCACCCCGGAGCGCACCGCCGTACGGTACGCGGACCGGGCCTGGACCTACGCCGAGCTGGACTCCGCCGTCTCCACCGCGGCCGCCGAGCTCATCGGGAACGGCCTGGAGCACGGCGACCGGGTGGCGACCTACGGCCACAACTCGGACGTGTATCTGATCGCATTCCTCGCCTGCGCGCGTGCCGGGCTGGTCCATGTGCCGGTCAATCAGAACCTCACCGGTGACGACCTCGCGTACATCCTTCAGGACTCGGCCAGCGCGCTGGTGCTCGCCGATCCCGATCTCGCGGGCCGGGTCCCCGAGGGCTTCACCGTGCGCCCGCTGCGCGAGGCGGACGACTCGCTGCTCGCCGCGCTGGGCACCCCGCGCCCGTTCGATCCGGACCGGGACGCGCGGGAAGTGGTGCAGTTTCTCTATACGTCCGGCACCACCGCACTGCCCAAAGGCGCGATGATGACGCATCGAGCCCTCGTCCATGAGTACGTCAGCGCCATCACCGCGCTGGATCTCGACGAGTCCGACCGGCCCATCCACTCGCTGCCGCTGTACCACTCGGCGCAGATGCATGTGTTCCTGCTGCCCTATCTCGCGGTCGGCGCGGAGAACATCATCATCGACGGGCCGGACGCGGCGAGGATCTTCGATCTGGTGGAGGCGGGGGAGGCGGACAGTCTCTTCGCGCCGCCCACGGTCTGGATCGGGCTGTCCAACCATCCCGACTTCGCCACCCGAGAGCTGGGGGGACTGCGCAAGGCGTATTACGGGGCGTCGATCATGCCCGTACCGGTACTGGAGCGACTGCGTGCCCGGCTGCCCGGCCTGGCCTTCTACAACTGCTTCGGGCAGAGCGAGATCGGTCCGCTGGCTACCGTCCTCGGTCCGGACGAGCACGAGGGACGGATGGACTCCTGTGGCCGACCCGTGCTCTTCGTGGAGGCGAAGGTCGTCAACGAGAACGGTGACGAGGTCCCGGACGGAACGGCGGGCGAAGTCGTCTACCGCTCACCGCAGTTGTGCGAGGGCTACTGGCACAAGGCGGCCGAGACGAAAGAGGCCTTCCGCGACGGCTGGTTCCGCTCCGGCGACCTCGCCGTCCGCGACGCGGAGGGGTACTTCACCGTCGTCGACCGGGTGAAGGACGTCATCAACTCCGGGGGTGTGCTGGTCGCTTCACGACAGGTCGAGGACGCCCTCTACCTCCATCCCGCCGTCGCCGAGACCGCCGTCATCGGCCTGCCGGACGACCGCTGGATCGAGGCCGTCACCGCCGTCGTCGTCCCGCGAGGTGAGGTGACGGAAGCCGAGCTGATCGACCACGCGCGCGAGAAACTCGCCCGCTTCAAGGCCCCCAAGCGGGTCCTGTTCGTGGACGAGCTGCCGCGCAACGCCAGCGGAAAGATCCTCAAGCGTGAGCTGAGGGACCGCTTCACTTCGTCCTGA
- the paaK gene encoding phenylacetate--CoA ligase PaaK, whose protein sequence is MTGLLDAAERLSREELEALQLERLRASLRHAYENVGFYRQSFDRAGLRPEYCRTLADLGRFPFTAKADLRDNYPFGMFAVEQSEVRRIHASSGTTGRPTVVGYTERDLDTWADVVARSIRAAGGRPGHKVHVAYGYGLFTGGLGAHYGAERLGCTVIPASGGMTARQVQLIQDFRPEIIMVTPSYMLTLLDEFERQGVDPRATSLKVGIFGAEPWTEEMRREIEERFAIDAVDIYGLSEVIGPGVAQEFVETKDGLHIWEDHFYPEVVDPFTGEVLPDGEHGELVFTSLTKEAMPVIRYRTRDLTRLLPGTARVFRRMEKVTGRSDDMVILRGVNLFPTQIEEIVLRTPHVAPHFQLRLTREGRLDALTVRAEARAEATSEQREAAARAIATAVKEGIGVSVTVEVVDPETLERSVGKIKRIVDLRTK, encoded by the coding sequence ATGACGGGCCTGCTGGACGCGGCGGAGCGGCTCAGCCGCGAGGAGCTCGAGGCGCTGCAGCTGGAGCGACTGCGGGCGAGCTTGCGCCACGCGTACGAGAATGTCGGCTTCTACCGGCAGTCGTTCGACAGGGCGGGTCTGCGCCCCGAGTACTGCCGCACGCTCGCCGATCTCGGCCGCTTCCCCTTCACCGCCAAGGCCGATCTGCGGGACAACTATCCGTTCGGGATGTTCGCGGTGGAGCAGTCCGAGGTGCGGCGGATCCATGCCTCCAGCGGGACCACGGGCCGTCCCACCGTCGTCGGCTACACCGAACGCGATCTGGACACCTGGGCGGACGTGGTGGCCCGTTCGATCCGCGCCGCGGGCGGCCGGCCCGGCCACAAGGTCCATGTGGCGTACGGATACGGGCTGTTCACCGGCGGCCTCGGCGCCCACTACGGCGCGGAACGGCTGGGCTGCACGGTCATCCCCGCCTCCGGCGGCATGACCGCCCGCCAGGTGCAGCTCATCCAGGACTTCCGCCCCGAGATCATCATGGTGACCCCCTCGTACATGCTCACGCTGCTCGACGAGTTCGAACGGCAGGGGGTCGATCCCCGTGCCACCTCCCTCAAGGTCGGCATCTTCGGCGCGGAGCCGTGGACCGAGGAGATGCGGCGCGAGATCGAGGAGCGGTTCGCGATCGACGCCGTCGACATATACGGGCTGTCCGAAGTCATCGGCCCCGGCGTGGCGCAGGAGTTTGTGGAGACCAAGGATGGGCTGCACATCTGGGAGGACCACTTCTATCCGGAGGTCGTCGATCCGTTCACCGGCGAGGTGCTGCCGGACGGCGAGCACGGCGAGCTGGTCTTCACCTCGCTCACCAAGGAGGCCATGCCCGTGATCCGTTACCGGACACGGGACTTGACGCGGCTGCTGCCGGGCACGGCCCGGGTTTTCCGGCGGATGGAGAAGGTGACCGGGCGCAGCGACGACATGGTGATCCTGCGCGGGGTGAATCTCTTCCCGACCCAGATCGAGGAGATCGTGCTGCGTACGCCGCATGTCGCCCCGCACTTCCAGCTGCGGCTGACCCGCGAGGGCCGTCTCGACGCGCTCACCGTACGGGCGGAGGCGCGCGCGGAGGCGACGTCCGAGCAGCGGGAAGCCGCCGCCCGGGCGATCGCGACGGCGGTGAAGGAGGGCATCGGGGTGTCCGTCACGGTCGAGGTGGTGGACCCCGAGACGCTGGAGCGCTCGGTGGGCAAGATCAAACGGATCGTGGACCTCAGGACGAAGTGA
- a CDS encoding alpha/beta fold hydrolase: protein MLSYHLTGEGEPLIVLPGGAMRASAYLGDLGGLSAHRQLVLLDLRGTGDSAVPADPATYRCDRQVADVEALSEHLGLARMDVLALSAGGNLALLYAAQYPERIGRLALLTPMPGRWGSRRRRSSAVRRHCCAATSRGLKRRTPPSTPRSAEASRTAPSSRSSTGGGARRLRRMPRRAMGSSTPEAAARYGSEGAFDPPATRAALTELDAAVLVMAGELDGVPTPERAGEPAALFPDGEVVVQPDGGHFPWLDDPDWCVRTVIGFLAR, encoded by the coding sequence GTGCTCTCCTATCACCTGACGGGGGAGGGCGAGCCGCTGATCGTGCTGCCGGGCGGCGCGATGCGCGCCTCGGCCTACCTCGGCGACCTGGGCGGACTGAGCGCGCACCGGCAGCTGGTGCTGCTGGATCTGCGCGGCACCGGGGACTCCGCGGTGCCGGCCGACCCCGCGACGTACCGCTGCGACCGGCAGGTCGCCGACGTCGAGGCGCTGAGCGAGCACCTCGGCCTCGCGCGCATGGACGTGCTGGCGCTCTCGGCCGGTGGAAACCTGGCGCTGCTGTACGCGGCCCAGTACCCCGAGCGGATCGGCCGGCTGGCGCTGCTCACGCCAATGCCCGGGCGGTGGGGATCCAGGCGACGCCGGAGCAGCGCCGTGCGGCGGCACTGCTGCGCCGCGACGAGCCGTGGTTTGAAGAGGCGTACGCCGCCTTCGACGCCGCGCTCGGCGGAGGCAAGCCGAACGGCTCCTTCGAGCCGTTCTTCTACGGGCGGTGGTGCGAGGCGGCTCAGGCGCATGCCGCGTCGGGCGATGGGCAGTTCAACCCCCGAAGCGGCCGCCCGCTACGGCTCGGAGGGCGCTTTCGACCCGCCCGCCACCCGCGCCGCGCTGACCGAGCTGGACGCGGCGGTGCTGGTCATGGCGGGCGAGCTCGACGGCGTACCGACACCGGAGCGGGCCGGTGAGCCGGCCGCGCTGTTCCCGGACGGCGAGGTCGTCGTGCAGCCGGATGGCGGTCACTTCCCCTGGCTCGACGATCCGGACTGGTGCGTACGGACGGTTATCGGGTTCCTGGCGCGGTGA